A DNA window from Enoplosus armatus isolate fEnoArm2 chromosome 9, fEnoArm2.hap1, whole genome shotgun sequence contains the following coding sequences:
- the LOC139290802 gene encoding transmembrane protein 74 — MASPELLPADEGGKLPDHPDVLDRVSSMLHVRKSGGSTGGALSGEGGCNPARSCHERCHSAPRTAPRKGGSEVKLGHLGEEKLRVCCDEELETSFTYIDENVNLRLASPETSCKSTHRPVRNGEPCSETLPEFSFMSEDDLSFGEGPGTSTDYGFISAVTFLVTGISLVIISYAVPRDVVVDRDSVSAREMERLEMESARIGAHLDRCVIAGLCLLTLGGVVLSTLLMISMWKGEMYRRKVIAYSKRSAKQYGSISLKTRSSPSHSSAHLSLEEEIEETLT; from the coding sequence ATGGCTTCTCCAGAACTGCTTCCCGCGGACGAGGGAGGCAAACTGCCCGATCACCCCGACGTCCTTGACCGGGTCTCCAGCATGCTGCATGTCCGCAAGTCGGGCGGATCAACAGGAGGAGCGCTCTCGGGGGAGGGCGGCTGTAACCCGGCCCGCAGCTGCCATGAGCGGTGTCATTCAGCGCCAAGGACGGCGCCGCGCAAGGGAGGCTCGGAGGTTAAACTCGGCCACCTCGGCGAGGAGAAGTTGCGGGTTTGCTGCGACGAGGAATTAGAGACATCTTTCACCTATATTGATGAGAATGTTAACCTGCGACTGGCCAGCCCGGAGACTAGTTGTAAAAGTACTCACAGACCCGTGCGCAACGGCGAGCCTTGCTCCGAGACTTTACCGGAGTTTTCCTTCATGTCCGAGGATGATCTCTCCTTCGGGGAGGGCCCCGGGACGTCCACAGACTACGGGTTTATCAGTGCAGTCACGTTCTTGGTGACCGGGATCTCCTTGGTGATCATCTCCTACGCCGTGCCCCGGGACGTGGTGGTGGACCGTGACAGCGTGTCGgcgagggagatggagaggctGGAGATGGAGAGCGCCCGGATAGGCGCCCACCTGGATCGGTGCGTCATAGCGGGACTGTGCCTTCTCACGCTGGGCGGCGTGGTGCTCTCCACGCTGCTGATGATCTCCATGTGGAAGGGGGAGATGTACAGGAGAAAGGTCATCGCTTATTCCAAGCGTTCAGCCAAACAGTACGGCTCCATCAGCCTGAAAACTCGATCCAGCCCCAGCCACTCCTCTGCGCACTTGTCCCTGGAGGAGGAAATAGAGGAAACTTTGACTTAA